In Pectobacterium actinidiae, the DNA window TCACTTAGGATGTGAACCATGCCTCAATTCGATACCCAAACCGTTCACGCGGGCTATACCCCGGACAGCACTGGCGCAGTCATGCCCGCGATTTATGCAACCTCCACGTTTGCCCAACCCGCACCCGGTGAGCATACCGGCTACGAATATTCACGCAGCGGCAACCCGACGCGTGCGGTGCTGGAGGCGGCGATTGCCGAACTGGAAGGTGGGACGCGAGGCTTCGCTTTTGCCTCTGGTCTGGCCGCCAGTTCCACATTGCTGGAACTGCTCGATCAGGGTAGCCATATCGTGGCCGTGGACGATCTCTACGGCGGCACCTGGCGTCTGTTAGAAAATGTCCGCAAACGCACCGCCGGATTGCAAGTGACCTACGTTGACCCCGCCGATCTCACCGCGCTGGAACACGCCATTACGCCGCAGACAAAAATGATCTGGGTCGAAACGCCGACCAATCCACTACTAAAACTGGCCGATCTGGCAGCCATCGCTACGTTAGCCAAAAAACATCGGCTCATCAGCGTGGCGGATAACACCTTTGCTTCACCGGCGATTCAGCGTCCGCTGGATGTGGGGTTTGATATCGTGGTGCACTCCGCAACCAAATACCTCAACGGCCATTCAGACGTGATTGCCGGGCTGGCAGTCGTCGGCAAGAACAGTGAACTGGCGTCACAGTTGGCCTATCTGCAAAATGCGATTGGCGGCGTACTCGACCCCTTCAGCAGCTTCCTGACGCTGCGCGGCATCCGCACGCTGGCGCTGCGAATTGAACGCCACAATCAGAGCGCTCTTCAACTCGCACACTGGCTGGAACTCCAGCCGCAGGTGGAGCAGGTTTACTATCCGGGGCTACCGAGCCACCCGCAGCACGGGTTGGCACAGCAGCAGATGCGCGGCTTTGGCGGCATGATCTCTGTGAGGTTGAAGGGTGATGAGGACTATGCGCGTGAGGTTATTAAGCGCACGCGATTATTTACGCTGGCAGAGAGTCTGGGCGGCGTGGAAAGCCTGATTAGCCAGCCCTACTCCATGACCCACGCTTCCGTGCCGCTGGAAAAAAGACGACAAAAAGGGATCACGCCACAGCTGCTGCGTTTATCCGTGGGGATTGAAAATGTGCAGGACTTAATCGACGACCTGTATCAGGCACTGAATGCGAGCAATATAAGTGAATGAAACAGGCGGCATCTGCCACTCATAGCATTAGGAAACGTCAACCAACGCGTATCGTTTATGGCACCGATCTTCACGGCGTAAAAATTATGCTGAGGTGGACATGAACGCCGAGTGAGCGACAGGACGTCGCGAAAGTCAGTGCCGCGTAGGGAACGCGTCACTGACGGCTCGAAAGGCGGGCATGGGCACCGAAGGAACCGCGTTAGCGGCATAATTCCCGCCAAAAAGCCTGGGTTCTTAAGGCGCCGGCGATTGGGCGCCCTAAGTCGGGCGTGGCATCAATGCCACAGAGAAACTCCGCGGCTTATCACGCACGAAACCTACTGTTCCTTGTGTTGGAATGCATCTAACTTTCACAAAGATAGCTATCAGGGGTTAATAGCGCTCCAGCCAGTGGGCGTAAGGCGCGGGTAGCGTCCACGAGGCGCGTTCAATGCCCAGTTCGCGTGCAGCCTGATAGCTCCAGTGCGGGTTCGCCAAATGCGCTTTACCGACCATCACCAGATCCAACTGACCCGATGCCACCGCCTGTTCAGCCAGTTCCGGCGTGCCGAAGCCCCAGGCGGAAGAAACAGGCAGATCGGCCTGTTCGCGAACCTGTTTAGCAATCGGTCCCATAAAGGCAGGTGCCCACGGAATGTTAGCTTTTGGTGTAGAGAAACCGATGCTGACGCTGAGCATATCCAGCCCTGCGGCCTTGAAGCGGCGCGTCAGTTCAATGGATTCCTGCAAGGTTTCTTCATCACGGCCGTCAAATTCAATCACGCCGAAACGGGCGGTCAGCGGCAGGTGTTGTGGCCACACGTCGCGAACGGCAGCCAGCGTTTCCAACAGAAAACGGCTACGGTTGTCAAAACTGCCGCCGTACTGATCGGTGCGTTTGTTGGAATGAGCGGAGAAGAAACTCTGTGCCAGATAGCCGTGAGCAAAATGCAGCTCCAGCCATTCAAACCCAGCGTCCAGCGCGCGGCGAGCCGCAGCGACAAAATCATCACGAACGCGGGCAATATCTTCCAGCGTCATTTCCTGCGGCTGTTTGGACAGATTCGCGCCGAACGCTTCTGCCGACGGGGCAATGGTCTGCCAGCCGCGTGAGTCGCCAGCAGGAATGTGGTCGTCACCTTCCCAGGGAATATTGGCGCTAGCTTTGCGTCCAGCATGCGCAATCTGAATTCCCGGCACGGAGCCTGCATCCTTAATGGATTTAGCGACCTTGGCGAACGCCTGCGCCTGCTCATCGTTCCAGATACCCGTGCAGTGCGGGGTGATGCGGCCTTCGGGTGCAACAGCCGTCGCTTCCACGATAACCAACCCGGCACCACCGCGCGCTAGCGAGGCATAATGCACCTGATGCCATTCGTTGATCAGGCCATCATTTGCGGAATAGGTACACATTGGTGGAACGGCAATGCGGTTGCGTAACGTAATGTCTTTCAGTTTGAAGGGTTGAAACAGTGCGGACATAATTTCCTACCTTGTCTGGTTACTTCGATATTTCGATATTATTCGAATAATAGATTTTAGACAACCCTGACGCTATAATTCGCCCATGAGACCTTTTAAGCACCCTACCCCCGATGAGTTTACCCTTGAGCGCGTCCTGTACGCCTTGAGCGACCCCCTGCGCATGGAAATCGTCCGCTGTCTGGCCGTGCAAGGAGAAGCCACATGCAGCGAGCTTGACGGGGGGCGCCCGAAATCCAGCGTGTCGCACCATTTTCGCGTCTTGCGTGACTCGGGTCTGCTGCATACCACCAACATCGGTACTACGCACATCAACCGACTGCGCCGCAGCGACATGCAACAGCGCTTTCCCGGCCTGCTCGACGCCATTTTGTCTCAACCCGCCGAGTAACCTTTCGCACCAATGGCGGCCTTTCCGCCATTGCACCGCCTCCGTGATTCCAACCTCTCCGCTATTTCAACATTGATGCTTTGCTTTGCATTTCTATGAATATAGCGACCGCCATTTTTCCATTACTCTGATGCTGATACGGGTTTTATGAGGCGGCGTGGATGGACTACTACATTGGCATTGATATCGGGACCTCAAAGGTCAAATCGGTGCTATTCGATGCCGATTTCAATGAACGGCTGATTGCGTCAGCCAACACCGTCACCTACTCTCCGCTGCCCGGCTACGCTGAGCAAGATATGTCTCATGTGTGGGACGGTGTGCTCTCTACCCTGAAAACGCTGGCCGCTTCACCACTGCTACAACAGGGTCGCGTACACGCCATCGGGCTGGCCGGACAAGGTGAAGGCGTCTGGCTGAGCGATCGTCACGGTCACCCCATCCGGCAGGCCATCCTCTGGAGCGATACCCGCACAGCGGAACAGGTTCATCAGCTTAAACAGCGCCCGAATCTGGAAGCAACGCTCTTTCCCGAAACCGGTTCTCCCCTGCTCCCTTGTAACAGCGCGCAGCAGCTACGCTGGCTGGCACAGCATCAGCCGGATGCGCTGAACGAGGCCGATTACTTCTTTTTTGCCAAAGACTGGGTTCGTTTTCGACTGACGGGACAGGCGAATCTGGAACTGACGGACACCGGTACGTCGCTGCTGGATCTGCATAGCGAGACGCTGTCAAAAACCGTGCTGGATAAGCTCGACTTACAGGCGATTAGGCCGCTTTTTCCGCCGTTGCTTTATCCCGATGACATCGCTGGAACGCTGAGCGATGCCGTCGCCGCACAGACGGGGTTGCCTGCTGGTATCCCCGTTTGTGCAGGCGCACTGGATGTGTCTGCCGCCGCGCTGGGCATTGGAGCCATTCACGACGGCGACATTTTCACTATTCTCGGCACCACCTGCTGCACCGGCATTGTGTGCCGCGGTTTAACGCAGGTGAGCCTGCAAACCCGGTTTGTCGCACACGCCTGGCCGGGTCACTATCTCAATCTGTTCGCCATGCAGTCCGGCACGCCAAATATCGACTGGGCGTTGAGCACATTAGCTGACGAGGCCGATTTTCAGACGATTAACGCCCGTATTTCTCGCGTGCCACCCGGCAGCGGCGGCGTCTTCTATCAGCCTTACCTTAATGGTGAACGCGCACCGTTTTACAGCACATCGGCACGGGCGGGATTTTTTGGTATCGAACAATCCACGACTAACGCGCATTTACTGCGCGCGGTCTTTGAGGGGCTCGCCTACGCGATTACCGATTCGCTCAGCGGCTATCCTGCCCACGGCGATCTCTACATCGCCGGTGGCGGTGCGGCCTCAGCGACTTGGCTGCAAATCATCGCGGACTGCACTGGACGGCGGGTGATCGCCAGTTCGGTCAAAGAGCTCAGCGCTTGCGGTGCCGCTCGCCTTGCCGCCCTGTCCATCGGAGAAAGCGCCAACGTGGTTCCCGCAGCCAACGCGCAGGCGTCGACGTTTCTCCCCGATGCCGACGCCCATCGGCAGTATCAGACACTGTTTCCGGTTTTTCGCCAACTGCGCGACCAGCTACAGCCGCTCTGGCAGGCACGGGCTCAGGCGCTTAGTGCGTTAGACCATCAGAGCGCAGCACACTTGCACACGGTACCTACCTCACAGGAAAGTATTGCTTCATGAAAATCGTATTTACCGCCGAATATGGTGGCAGCCTTGATGCCTTTCAGGCGCTGGGGGAGTTGGTGGTAGACGGTTGGGCTATCGGTCAGCCCAAACTGAGCGAAGCGGCGCTGATTTATCTGGCGGAGAACGCCGACGTTATCGTCACCAGCTATGACGATATTACCGCCCGCGTCATTGAGGCTTGCCCTCACCTGCGGCTCATCGCCTGTACCCGCGCCAACCCGGTCAACATCGATATCGAGGCCGCGCGCCGTCGGGGAATCCCGGTCCTTTACACGCCCGGGCGCAATGCCGATGCCGCAGCAGAATTAACGCTGGCGCTGATGCTGAATGCCACACGCCACATCCCTCAGGCCCATAGCGCGCTCAAACGCGGTGAGTTCACGCGCGAAACCCACAGCGCCACACAGACGCAGGCCGGATTACGTCAGGATGTGGTGTGGGACGTAGACCAGCACAGCCCGTATGAAGTGTTCAAAGGCGGCGAACTGCGTAATAAGACGCTCGGCATTATCGGCTATGGCAGTATCGGTCATCGGGTCGGGAAGCTTGCGCGCGCCTTCGGTATGCAACTGCTGATTGCGGATCCGTACGTCGCCGCCGAAGAGATCGACGAACCGGGCATTCGCAAAACCACGCTGGACGAGCTGTTTTCGCAGTCCGATTTCGTCAGCCTGCACCTGAACAGCACACCGCAGACCAAAGGGTTGGTCAACCTCGACAGGCTCAGAACCATGCGCCCCAACGCCTATCTGATCAACACCTCGCGTGCCGCCGTCGTTGTCGAAGCCGATCTGATCGCGGCGCTACGCGAAAAGTGGCTGGCAGGTGCCGCACTTGACGTTTATGACAGCGAGCCGCTCTGGCGTCATCACCCGTTTATTACCGAATTTGATAACGTGGTACTCACACCGCACATTGCCGGCGCGACGCGGGAGACGCTGGTGAAACACACCGCGATGATCGCCGCCGATCTACAGCGGTTCATTCGCGGCGAACCGCTGCTTTACGAATGGAAATAAACGCGGCACCGATCGAGTAGGTCAACGTCTCCTAGTAGGTCAGCACCTCCTAATAGGTAGGCGCTTCAGCCATAAACCGCTGCGTATGTTCCCAGTCAATCACGCCCGCATCGGAGCCCAGTCCGGTAGCCACCAGCCCTGACACCGCCGAACCGAGCTGGCAGGCCTGTTCCAGATCCCAGCCTTTCGCCAGACCAGCAATAAAACCGCCACAGTAGCTGTCGCCGCAGCCCGTGGTATCCGATACCGCCACGCGGTAGGCTGGGATGTGCAACGTGATATCCTCGCTGAACACGTAGGACCCTGCCGCGCCGGCTTTGAAAATACAGGTGCTAACGCCGCGATCGAGAAAGAAAGCCGCAATGTCTGTCGGCTGAGTCAGGCCGGAGATAAACGCGGCCTCCTCCAGCGACGGCATAAAGTAGTCCACATCCGGCAGCAGCGGTGTCAGCAGAGACAGCGTCTCCGCATTCGGTGCAATCAGGTCAAAACTGGTCGTCAACCCTTTGGCTTTGGCGTGGCGAAGCAGACGCGCGCTCTGCCCCTGATCCATTTTCGCCAGCAGCCCTGTACCGCCGTGGTGCAAGAAACGCGCGTTACACACGGCGTCAAAATCCCGCTCGTCGATGAACAGGTGATCTGACGCCCCGCGATAGTGTAGCGCCGGACGCTCACCGTCTGGGCGAATAGTCAGAATGGTCGCCGAGGTCGACGCCGCCGTCGTTCTCTGAACCAGAGAGCAGTCGATACCCAGTTTGCGATAGGTCGCCAAAATAAAATCGGCTTTTTCATCCTCACCGAGGCAGGCCGCCGTCGCCGTGCGGATACCCAATTTAGCCGCGTT includes these proteins:
- a CDS encoding trans-sulfuration enzyme family protein, which codes for MPQFDTQTVHAGYTPDSTGAVMPAIYATSTFAQPAPGEHTGYEYSRSGNPTRAVLEAAIAELEGGTRGFAFASGLAASSTLLELLDQGSHIVAVDDLYGGTWRLLENVRKRTAGLQVTYVDPADLTALEHAITPQTKMIWVETPTNPLLKLADLAAIATLAKKHRLISVADNTFASPAIQRPLDVGFDIVVHSATKYLNGHSDVIAGLAVVGKNSELASQLAYLQNAIGGVLDPFSSFLTLRGIRTLALRIERHNQSALQLAHWLELQPQVEQVYYPGLPSHPQHGLAQQQMRGFGGMISVRLKGDEDYAREVIKRTRLFTLAESLGGVESLISQPYSMTHASVPLEKRRQKGITPQLLRLSVGIENVQDLIDDLYQALNASNISE
- a CDS encoding NADH:flavin oxidoreductase/NADH oxidase, with amino-acid sequence MSALFQPFKLKDITLRNRIAVPPMCTYSANDGLINEWHQVHYASLARGGAGLVIVEATAVAPEGRITPHCTGIWNDEQAQAFAKVAKSIKDAGSVPGIQIAHAGRKASANIPWEGDDHIPAGDSRGWQTIAPSAEAFGANLSKQPQEMTLEDIARVRDDFVAAARRALDAGFEWLELHFAHGYLAQSFFSAHSNKRTDQYGGSFDNRSRFLLETLAAVRDVWPQHLPLTARFGVIEFDGRDEETLQESIELTRRFKAAGLDMLSVSIGFSTPKANIPWAPAFMGPIAKQVREQADLPVSSAWGFGTPELAEQAVASGQLDLVMVGKAHLANPHWSYQAARELGIERASWTLPAPYAHWLERY
- a CDS encoding ArsR/SmtB family transcription factor; translated protein: MRPFKHPTPDEFTLERVLYALSDPLRMEIVRCLAVQGEATCSELDGGRPKSSVSHHFRVLRDSGLLHTTNIGTTHINRLRRSDMQQRFPGLLDAILSQPAE
- a CDS encoding FGGY-family carbohydrate kinase, translated to MDYYIGIDIGTSKVKSVLFDADFNERLIASANTVTYSPLPGYAEQDMSHVWDGVLSTLKTLAASPLLQQGRVHAIGLAGQGEGVWLSDRHGHPIRQAILWSDTRTAEQVHQLKQRPNLEATLFPETGSPLLPCNSAQQLRWLAQHQPDALNEADYFFFAKDWVRFRLTGQANLELTDTGTSLLDLHSETLSKTVLDKLDLQAIRPLFPPLLYPDDIAGTLSDAVAAQTGLPAGIPVCAGALDVSAAALGIGAIHDGDIFTILGTTCCTGIVCRGLTQVSLQTRFVAHAWPGHYLNLFAMQSGTPNIDWALSTLADEADFQTINARISRVPPGSGGVFYQPYLNGERAPFYSTSARAGFFGIEQSTTNAHLLRAVFEGLAYAITDSLSGYPAHGDLYIAGGGAASATWLQIIADCTGRRVIASSVKELSACGAARLAALSIGESANVVPAANAQASTFLPDADAHRQYQTLFPVFRQLRDQLQPLWQARAQALSALDHQSAAHLHTVPTSQESIAS
- a CDS encoding 2-hydroxyacid dehydrogenase, which codes for MKIVFTAEYGGSLDAFQALGELVVDGWAIGQPKLSEAALIYLAENADVIVTSYDDITARVIEACPHLRLIACTRANPVNIDIEAARRRGIPVLYTPGRNADAAAELTLALMLNATRHIPQAHSALKRGEFTRETHSATQTQAGLRQDVVWDVDQHSPYEVFKGGELRNKTLGIIGYGSIGHRVGKLARAFGMQLLIADPYVAAEEIDEPGIRKTTLDELFSQSDFVSLHLNSTPQTKGLVNLDRLRTMRPNAYLINTSRAAVVVEADLIAALREKWLAGAALDVYDSEPLWRHHPFITEFDNVVLTPHIAGATRETLVKHTAMIAADLQRFIRGEPLLYEWK
- a CDS encoding carbohydrate kinase family protein, which gives rise to MSQFDAVFVGLTILDVAGRPVSGLPEGGGVHFIDEIRLNPAGTASGAAMNAAKLGIRTATAACLGEDEKADFILATYRKLGIDCSLVQRTTAASTSATILTIRPDGERPALHYRGASDHLFIDERDFDAVCNARFLHHGGTGLLAKMDQGQSARLLRHAKAKGLTTSFDLIAPNAETLSLLTPLLPDVDYFMPSLEEAAFISGLTQPTDIAAFFLDRGVSTCIFKAGAAGSYVFSEDITLHIPAYRVAVSDTTGCGDSYCGGFIAGLAKGWDLEQACQLGSAVSGLVATGLGSDAGVIDWEHTQRFMAEAPTY